The window AATATATGTCCCTTTAGAGCAAGTAACCCGGAAAATCAAGTTTTGTCTGCAAAAAAAAAAGAAAAAGAAAAGTATATGGCTCAGAACTTAAGAAATTAAACTTCTAGAGTAGCATAGACAGCTGACATAGTTTTGAACTCTAAATCAGTTCTCTAAGAAAGCACGCAATACAATGCAACCATCAAACTTGATATTAGAAAAGCATTATTATCTATACAGAGGCAACATTATATAAAACCAATAAAACTAGGTTTACCTGTCATCTAAGCTGCGCTCAATATCAAACTGATATATTGATATCCGTCTGGGTGAGAGCTCAATGCTTTCTCCTCTCCTTGCCTTCTCATACATCTTTTCACCTCCAACCTGTCGCAAGGTAAGGAGGATTATGAACAGAAAAGTTATAAACCTAGAAGATGACTGAGTTTGTACTTATCTATAAAATATATTAATGTAAATGTAGACAAAGACAAACAAAAACTATCCTGAGAGTTACTATGCCAAAGGCAAAGAGTTTTAAAAGAAATGTAAGAGTTTGAATGTGCGATAATTCAGCTGAAATATGCCTGTGCTACATTTTTACTAGTCCTGCACATAGCCACAAAAAGAAGAAATCCTTACTTTGATGGCAGAAAACATTGGAGGTACTTGCCATATCTCTCCACAAAAGGATGCAGCAGCTTTCTTTATATCTTCATCTTTGATATGCTCCCATGGCTCGCGCTGAATGACCTACATATTGGGTGATGCACAGATAAACTTAGACCATATATAAGTAGTAAGCTAAAAGAACTAATCATAAACTCAACAACTGTAGTTCTCAGAAATAGACCAAATAATGTCATCCACCAGACATCAATGAGATTGCAGAAAGAATTTCACAGGGGATTTAAGTCACAGTCCCTTTTCTAGTCTATAGGTTTAAATAAGCAACAGAATGCAGTTAACTTGAGAATACTGAGATATCCATGAATTATGAAAAGATCAACAAACCGGTGAATCAGCATCCCAAGTCGAAGTAGCCTCCCCCAAACGGAAAACTCCACTGTAACCCTTGGTCATACCCTGATAGCTGCAATAACAGATATTTAAACATCTCTGGAAATGTGTTCACTTCACAAAAAAGAAACACTCTTTCTCATGTGGCCAACTAGCAACAGAGAGTAATTACCTGTCCACAACCTTAGTAGCTTTACCAACACATACAATTAACAATCCAGTTGCCATCGGATCAAGCGTTCCGGCATGCCCTACCTGCAATGCACCACAGATTAAGTCACATGAACATTTTATAAGCAAAAACAAACTACAGTTAAAAGCAAGAGCGAAATGTCCACCTTCTTCACTTTGACCAGGCGCCGCAGCTTCCCACAAACTGTAAAAGATGTCCATCCTGTCACGCAAATACAATTCCTATCTTTCCATCAGTTTCAAAATCCCACAAAATCCACAATGTAAATCAAATACAACACGCAAACACTCACCTTTCGGTTTGTTCACCAAAACCACAGTCCCATACGGCCCGTCCCACCTGGGAGGCAGCTCACTACTCCTCGTCAGCAAATACGGCTCCCCCTCCTCTTCACTGGGGCCTTTCTTCAAACACTTGAAAAACTCCTCCACCTTCTTCTCCTTAACATCTTTCGCCGCAACCGGTTCTCTCACCTTCCCCTCCTCAAAGAACACCATTCCTTTATCATCATGCTCTATCTTCTTCTTATTAGGTGGATTCTTTTCGCCGGGTTCGAGAAAGGCCTTATCTAGACACTGATCAGGATAGTACTTCTTCTCGAGCCGGTACACCATCTTGTAATGCTTGTCCTTCTCCCACGGATACGCAAACGTGTCGTAGAAGTAAAGCTCCTCCTCTCTCTTATGCAAAGTGTTGAACTCCACCACCTCCGGCTTCAGCTCCACCAGCCTCTCCTCCTCCCGCCGCTTCTCCTCCTCCTCCTCCGAATCGCCGCCGTACATCCGCTTCCTCCTCTTGTTGTAGTACTTCCTCTTCGACTTCTCCATCGGATCGTCGCTGAGCTTCTGGTCCAGCCAGTTGTCGAAGCCTAATTCGTTGGGCTTCTCCGGCGAAGAATCGGAGTCGGAAATGGAGGAGTTGTTTTTATCGGGATTGGCGGCGCGGGCGGGAAGGCGGTCGAGGGAGGACTGGGTGGGGCGGTTGATGATGAGGTCGTACTGGAGAGGGAATGGAGTGGAGGTGGTTGAAAACGACGGCGTATTGGGGCGGCATGGGAGAGAGAGGAGGGGGCGGGTTCTGGCGCGGGTGAGAGTTGGGTGGGGGTGAGGGAGAAGGCGGGAGAGTGTAGTGGGGCGAAGGAAGAGAAGAGACAGTGAGACTGGTTTAGCCATTCGAATAAACCCAGTAGAGGCCCTTGCTCGTTTCTTCTATTTATTACCCTTTCCAATTTCCATTTCCAAAATGAAAAAAGTGAGAAAGGAAAGTGATTCCGCATCAAAGGAAAATTAGGTGGAAATTGGTTCCTTCCCCCATCCTAAAGATTCATTTTCCTCCTAAATTTTAAAGTAAATTCTAGCTACATTCCTTGTTTTTCCAAACATTAAAAAAAAAAAAAAAAAATTAGAAAAGGGAAATTTACAATTTCTCACGTGAAAGAAAAAATTCAAAGAACTCATTTCTATTCATTTCCATTCTTTGAACCAAATAAGGCCTTATTTACCCGATTGTCAACTTTTTCTTAAATTCTATTAACATCTTCGTCCAATTTAAGCGAAACCTACAAAGTAGCTCACTACCTTAGAGCAATTGCACCCATTGGATAATGACAATTGCTGATTTACCAATTAAATTAGTACTATTAATTCACTATTTATCTAAAATTAGTAATTGCATTCCTTTAATCAATGCACCGATTGAAGGCAATTTGCCTGCTAATTCACTGTTTATATTACCGATGATCGTTTTTATTTAATTAGAACCGTTAGATTTCAATCCACGATTATAATTAAATTTCAGTTGTATAAAACAACCAAGTGCGTGTGGGCTCCACACAAATTGCCCAGGCAAATCAGTGAGTAATTTTCAGCAACCCAATTGCCTAAGCAATTGCTGTTGATGTGTGACCTTCAAATTAGTCACGTAATATTGCCATGATGCATTGAAGAAATGACTGAAATTAGCAAATGGGTTATCCAATTACACCATAGGTGCAACTGCTCTTATCAATTTTGTTTACTTTCCACAGTTTTTGTTTTTTAATCAAACAAAAAAACTCAAATGCTTAAAAAGACCATATCACCCGATCAAATGGTACCGGGCGATTTTATCATTGTTTAAACTCATTTGCCAAATAAAATAAAAGAAAATAGAGAAGTGAAACGGGGTGTCGTTCGTCAGTGCGACGCCGTTTTGAGGTCTCCCTATCTTAAAAAAGAAATTCCGGTTTAATGGGGATTGTAGTCTTCACCTGAAACCAACTCTCTTTTGCTCGCTCTCTCAAATTTTGGGGTTTTCCCGCTCGCGGCGCAATAATGGAGTCAACGTCATCCGCGGCCTTCCAAAACGACGACGTATGGGAGCTCCGCCGCGACGAAGACGGCTTCGTCTACAAGCGCAACAAGTACAACAAGAAGAAGCGCCGCCTCGACGACGACGCCCCACCGCCTCCGTCCTCCGCCGCGGATCTCCCGGACGCCGCCGCCGAGGCCCGCCGGAGAGAGTGGAGGGAGGAGGCTCTGCTGAAGCTGAAGACTAAGTACCAGACCGAGATTGAGCACTGGGAGCTTTTATCGAACAGGTTGAAGGAAATGGAGGAGATGACGAGCCAGATTCAACGCCGAAGATTAGAGCAGCGTGAACGAGACCAAACGGCGTCGTTTGATAGTTCTGCCGTCGCAGGGAATCGGTGCTCGGAGGCGGTTCTGGACGAGCTGCTCTTGCAGGTAATTGAGGTTTTGTTAGTTTTCGTAATTCAATTGTGGCGGAATTTGAGAAATTGAAACGAATTTGGGGGTTAGGGTTTTGAAAATTTCAGAAATTTATGTTCAATTGTGCATTTGGGGCTTTAGGGTTCTCTTACATTATTCAGTTCTCTGATTTACTTATTAAGCTCTTAACTGCCCTTGAAATTATGTATCTTGGTGTATATGATGAAATCAAGAAGCTTGTTATAGGTTGTGTGGTTTAAATGACTTGACTTGTGAGCAAAATTGAATTGAGATAGTCTTTTATTTGGTGCAGGCCGAAGCGCAGGAATCGATCATTGCTGAGGTTTCGAGCTTGTGTGACACCGTGGAAGCAATGTGTCGCGCCGAAGAGGAAGATTTTGCTCAGTCTTTGATCGATCTTCCAATCTGGGGTTCACCGTGCGAGCTCATGAGATCGCTCTGTGACGAGTGAGAAGAGGTAGGGAGATATGAGATAGTTTTCTTTGCTTATGATGTGATATAGTATGAGTGAGCTATGTAACTGAACTAACCACAAGATGATGAAGCTTAGAAAGTAGAGTGGGTTCTCTGGTGACCTCTACTCAGCACAGAGTAATGTGTCTGGTTAGATTAAGCTTAGGACTATGCTGATTGGTGTGTGTATCTATTTAGTTCTTGAGCTCTCTAGCACTAGTGGTGGTGGAGTGTTGTATATGTAAGATTGAGGTTCTCTTCTCCTTTTATTAGTTTCCATTTGTTCTTTTTTGTAATGATTTACTATCAGTTCCAGCTTGATACATATTTATTCTTTTAAGATTACTATCATAATGTTAATGGAGATATAGAGCGCTGGTATCCTCCATTTTCGTTTCGTGAAAGCTTTTCAGGCCCATCGGCAATGAAAGAGCCCCATTCATAGTCGTAAAAGCACGAAGACCCGACCTAAAACTTTGGAGTCTGCATTGTGTGGTTCGCTCCAGATTTTGTTAATGATCTGAAAATCCATTACCTTACATTTTTGAATCGAGTCTGTCACCTTTACTCATTGTGTGACACTGTGGTCTTCATGATTTTATGGTTCCCTATTGTGAAAGAGATTGCTTTGGCACATCATTTGTTCTGGGTTTGAAAGTCATCAATATCCTTTAAAGATACAGGGGTGGATAAAATGTTATTCCCTGTTTGACAATCCGAGTAGGTAATACAATACACATGTATGTGTTATTGTTGAGCTTTAGGGGTTGAGTCTATGTGAAAACAATCTCGCATTAAAACAAGCTGGTCGATCAATGTTTGTCCTTGTTAAGGTGAAACATGCTCAATTCGTAAGTCGTAACCTAAACAATCTGTTTCTTTATCACCGATGAAAATTGAAAGGCAAAACGAAGCAGAAAATCTGAATTCTGACCACAGTTTACTTGCTAGAAAAGTAATGACATCTTATTACCGCTATCTCAAAGAATTAGGTAGGACAACCGCATAAGCCACGTGGTACGCCCCAGCCAATCATGTAGGTAGAGAGGGTTCAAGTTGACAGCATGTAAACCAAATTGAAATCTTTCCCCTTTTATTAATAAACATGAACAAACTGAAGGTTCTACTTTACCAATACAAGCAATGGGACAAGAGAAGGAGGAGGGATCAGAAAATGAAGCGTATGGTTAAGAAGTAAATTGGAAAGAATGCAAATACTTATTTCGACAGGGTTTGAAGATCAACCTCATTAAGAAGAGACGGAATCACTTTAATTGGTTCAAGTTTAAAACCAGCACTTAGACATGCTTCCTCTAATAGCTTCACTTGTGAAGGGCCATCAGGACAAAATACAACCACAGCTCCTCCACTACCTGTGAATTTCGAGGCTGCACCAACCCTTCGAGCGACCTCTACCATTTCTATGTTTAAAGCACCAAGAGCATCATCTCCAAACATGCGTCTGCACAACATCCATATTGCGAAAGTCAGCAGCAATGAAATGCACAGCAGAAAGCTCAAATTGTGAGATGGTTAGAAAATGTAAGCTGTTACACTCTTGCCCAATGCCATTCATCATTCAAGTAGACACCAGACAATATGTAATTGCTTTGTTCTCTCTACTTATTATATATAAAAAGGTAGCCTGACAACTCTATGACACATAAATTTCTTGTTTGTTTAGAGGATTAGGAGTGAAATGATGCTTTTAAGGTTCAACAACAAACAGAATGTGTTGTGAAGTTTTCAACAATCACCCTTGAGTGATGACAGTATAAAAACTCTAAGCAGCTTTTGTATCCTATCTCACTATGTATGAAAAACATGCTCACGTAAATATCATCTTCCTTTTGTACATTTTGACATTGCCTTTTTCTTTGTAACAACATTGCATAATCATAAGAGCTTCAAGAATCAGAACCGGGAAATCTCATAATAAAACGATGAGTAGTAGTTCCTACAACATGACGCAAATGCAAAGATGCAGAGATCACAAACCTTCTAAGATCAAAATTAGAGTTCATGAGAGCTGCTAGTTTAGTGTAGTCCTTTTCGAGTAAGGCTGTCCTTCCTTCTTTTGCAATATCTGCAACTTCTTTCATTGATGATATTATAAGCTCGTCGCCACTGAGCCACCTTTGGCGAACTGTACTGTGTACCTGCCATTACAATTCATTATGTCAGTTCATAAACTAATTGCCAACAACCAAAAAGCAATGGGGGAGCTAATGATGAGTAACACTAACCTTCCCAGAATCGCTTGGATTCTCGGCATATATGAGATATAGAGGCGGGAGGAGACTAACGTCCATGGGTGTGTAAATGCCATGCCCCAAACTATCCATGTGTTCCTTGCCGAATTCCTACGAAGCAGATAAGTCACCACACAATATGTGACATATCAATAACAGCAACGGTTGAGAGACTACCATGTAAACAAGGCCTCCATAAACCTGCGCAACCCGATCCTGAAGACCAGCAACAATCCCAAGCTGTTTCTCCGCTTCGAGGACAATGCCAGGCCTGACCTCCACTTTGATCAAATGCCTCACATTATAGAAGTCAAGAAGGCAGCTAAGAGCAGCACACACAATAGCACTAGACCCCGAAAGCCCCGTCTGCGAAAACAATAAATCCCAAAACCATCACCACACAGCTCAAATCTCACTTAATCTCCAATCACTACACTCAATTTAATGACTTCAAAATCAGATCACCTGGCGAGGGATATTAGTATCATACGAGAGAGTGAAATTTCTCGAGTCGAGATGGATCCCTTTCTCCTTGCAATAATCGGAAAACACTTTGCAAATCGCCATCAGTAATCGGACACCGCCGTAATAGCCCTCATTATCAAGACGATTCACCTGTTTCGGAGTTTCATAATTAACAATGCAGCCCTCATTTGCTTTCGTCAAATTGAAGAGTCAAAAGAGAGAGAAGATGATACCAGGTGGGGGAGAGATCTGAAGACGACGAGGTCGTGAGTGGGGTGGGGCTGGATGACGAGCTCATCGGAGGGGTGTAATTTGACAGAGGCCCAGAAGTTGCCGAGGCTGAAGGAGATCGTACGGCCGTAGTAGACATCGCTGGGGTTGCCGAGCAGACCAACCCTGGCGTAGGCTCGGTGCTCGATGGTGGCCGCCTCCGACGACGCCGTTTCGGTATTCTGATGACGATCCATTTTTAGAGTTCGGAGTTTCTAGTGACCGAGCTCGTCAATTCTTATTGAGTAGTTGCCACGTCCCTGCTTATCTGGCGATATGAATTTCGTGTTATATATCTGAACACGATCCTAAATTCACTAATTAACTCAAAATAAGATAATCTCATCTACTTGGTAGTGTAAAGTTGGAATCTGAAAATTCTCCCTAAAGGAATTTTTTTTTCTGTTTTTTTTTTTTGGTGCGTGATTGCTATTAAGGAAAAGACTTAAAACTAAAGATTTTCATTCTATAGATATATGCAGGGGGATTAACATCTCATCACCATTTCGAAGATATGGAACACCTTTCCTATGGTTGCTCCTTTCCTTTTTTAAAAAAAGTGGATCGATCAGTTAACTTGATAATGAACTGTTTGTGCAGTATACAAACGGTTATCTCAACTCACAGTGTCACAATACGGATTTATAAGCGGTTGTTGTAGTCTTTGTTCTTTAATCTGCTAATACAAACAACACACTAGGTTAGGAGAGGAGACCGCTTCTAAGCGGTCTTCAACGCTCCGATGCCTAAATTAGTTAACAAAATGGTAGAGTGACAACAAAGGTCAAGATTTAAGAAGTTAAGACAAAATATTAATCGATAATATAGTTATTTCATGGAAAATCTTTAATCATTGGATTATACCTAACATTATAAATTATTTCCTTAGATTGATTCATTAGAGAAAATATGTCTAAATTCCATTACTATAAATTGAATGTTCTTATTTTTTAACAACACATTTTCTATTATTAAATGGCGTGACTCAAAAATCTCAATCGGATTTGTGTATATGAGTTTCGCTTGATTTTAGCCCAAATTCTCTTGCTATAGCACAATAATTTTTCAGCCAAAATTGTTGTTCTTATTTTTAGACCAAACTTTATTTATTATAAAATCATGATAAATAAGTACTTCTATGACAAAATTCAAAAATATCAATCGAATTTGTGTATGCGAATTTCGCTTGATTTCATCCCAAATTCCTTTTGCTACAGCAGACAAACTTTTTGGTCAAAATGAAATGTTCTTATTTTTTTAAAATCAAACATTTTCAATTATCTAATCATGATACATAAGTACCTTTGGAACTCACGAAATTCAAAAATCTAAATCAAATTTGTGAGGTTTTTATCTTGAATTAGGTTGAATTTTAAGCCACGGCCAACACAATGTTTTAGAAAAGGAGGTTCTTGAGGGTTGTATAAGAGGAATAGAATACGTACCGACCTTCGAGATTCACTAATTGACTCAAAAATTGCCAATCTCAACTGCTTAACAAGACTCGATATTCGTAAGCCAATTTGAGCTCGATCCTCTCATAAAAGACACGAAATTAAGATGTTATATAGTTCAAAATTGACATACCCTAGAGATAATATGTGTTGATTAAGGATCGAGCTCAATTCTCA of the Fragaria vesca subsp. vesca linkage group LG6, FraVesHawaii_1.0, whole genome shotgun sequence genome contains:
- the LOC101309753 gene encoding glucuronokinase 1-like, with product MDRHQNTETASSEAATIEHRAYARVGLLGNPSDVYYGRTISFSLGNFWASVKLHPSDELVIQPHPTHDLVVFRSLPHLVNRLDNEGYYGGVRLLMAICKVFSDYCKEKGIHLDSRNFTLSYDTNIPRQTGLSGSSAIVCAALSCLLDFYNVRHLIKVEVRPGIVLEAEKQLGIVAGLQDRVAQVYGGLVYMEFGKEHMDSLGHGIYTPMDVSLLPPLYLIYAENPSDSGKVHSTVRQRWLSGDELIISSMKEVADIAKEGRTALLEKDYTKLAALMNSNFDLRRRMFGDDALGALNIEMVEVARRVGAASKFTGSGGAVVVFCPDGPSQVKLLEEACLSAGFKLEPIKVIPSLLNEVDLQTLSK
- the LOC101305973 gene encoding uncharacterized protein LOC101305973, which codes for MAKPVSLSLLFLRPTTLSRLLPHPHPTLTRARTRPLLSLPCRPNTPSFSTTSTPFPLQYDLIINRPTQSSLDRLPARAANPDKNNSSISDSDSSPEKPNELGFDNWLDQKLSDDPMEKSKRKYYNKRRKRMYGGDSEEEEEKRREEERLVELKPEVVEFNTLHKREEELYFYDTFAYPWEKDKHYKMVYRLEKKYYPDQCLDKAFLEPGEKNPPNKKKIEHDDKGMVFFEEGKVREPVAAKDVKEKKVEEFFKCLKKGPSEEEGEPYLLTRSSELPPRWDGPYGTVVLVNKPKGWTSFTVCGKLRRLVKVKKVGHAGTLDPMATGLLIVCVGKATKVVDSYQGMTKGYSGVFRLGEATSTWDADSPVIQREPWEHIKDEDIKKAAASFCGEIWQVPPMFSAIKVGGEKMYEKARRGESIELSPRRISIYQFDIERSLDDRQNLIFRVTCSKGTYIRSLCADLGKALGSCAHLTALRRDSIGEYSADNAWDFKELEDAITKTYF